A genomic region of Ensifer adhaerens contains the following coding sequences:
- a CDS encoding BPTD_3080 family restriction endonuclease, whose protein sequence is MSLIINTPFVCPAQHWVEVNGGKLEIKAERRPASYEVFDARNNTKRTEVLDLVNTIRTRVDAWREAGWPGVTIVTRKLLEHWYDREARQHPFYFCQLEAIETLIWWVEGTEAFKQGIAIPGDGGGWERLCNKMATGAGKTTVMAMIITWQVLNALTYPKRNKNFSRAVFIVAPGLTVKERLQVLLPREGSYYDEFNLCPSEALRQKLNQAEVLIENWHTLMPLKEVERSVVKKGQESDEAFTRRVLGKLAAHKDIIVINDEAHHAYRKPPEVKISKKQAAEQGIDLDEATRWIEGLDRIHKTRRIQRCFDLSATPFAPTGKKSTDTALFDWIISDFGLNDAIEAGLVKTPRVVVRDDALPDARTLRSKLYHIYRDPSVSEDLNRSKAEPHEALPKLVQDAYTLLGADWRETQRQWAAAGHHSPPVMLTVCNRTETAARVEHYFNKGDSHWPELHAPTRTLRVDSRVLDKAEIGETATSDRDYENRLKTIIEAADLQDNRKQQLLALKKEELLREIVDNVGKRGAAGQDLQNVISVAMLSEGWDAKNVTHIMGLRAFTSQLLCEQVVGRGLRRVSYDTDENGLFLPEYVNVFGVPLSISETGEGGEAPPPPKPTTQIEVVSDKAHLEIKWPNVLRVETVVKPQLTIAWDIVPALVLDPASTPISAELAPALGGAADMGKVREIDLERLPDGFRLQRLVFQASRKGFAELRHNFSGTEEYLAAQLVRIVESFLNSRLLDIPSLFHSDPLRRRILIALNIDLVVQHLMRHVREQNTERLVPVFDEENPIGTTGQMQTWYTTKPCVPATRSHISHLVGDSSWEGHAANIFESRNDIVAYAKNDHLGFQIQYMWAGSRRRYVPDFLVRLSNGKTLALEIKGTDGPQNKAKRDALNEWVKAINGTGGFGLWAWDVAFRPSDVQDIVSKHSESIGVKSG, encoded by the coding sequence ATGTCCCTCATTATAAATACCCCATTTGTCTGCCCGGCGCAGCATTGGGTCGAAGTCAACGGCGGCAAGCTCGAAATCAAGGCCGAGCGTCGTCCCGCGAGCTACGAAGTCTTCGACGCTCGCAACAACACCAAGCGGACCGAAGTTCTGGATTTGGTGAACACGATCCGCACCCGCGTTGACGCGTGGCGCGAGGCGGGCTGGCCCGGCGTAACTATCGTTACCCGCAAGCTACTGGAGCACTGGTACGACCGGGAGGCGCGGCAGCATCCGTTCTATTTCTGCCAGCTCGAGGCGATCGAAACCCTGATTTGGTGGGTCGAGGGAACCGAAGCATTTAAGCAGGGTATCGCGATTCCAGGCGACGGTGGCGGCTGGGAGCGACTCTGTAACAAAATGGCCACCGGCGCCGGCAAGACGACGGTGATGGCGATGATTATCACCTGGCAGGTGCTCAACGCTCTGACCTACCCCAAGCGGAACAAGAATTTCAGCCGCGCGGTCTTCATCGTAGCGCCGGGCCTTACGGTGAAAGAACGCCTACAGGTGTTGCTGCCTCGCGAGGGCAGCTATTACGACGAGTTCAATCTCTGCCCCTCGGAAGCGCTGCGTCAGAAACTCAACCAGGCCGAGGTCCTGATTGAAAACTGGCATACGCTGATGCCCCTGAAAGAGGTGGAACGCTCGGTTGTGAAGAAAGGGCAGGAATCCGACGAAGCATTCACGCGCCGTGTTCTTGGAAAGCTGGCCGCTCACAAGGACATTATCGTCATCAACGACGAGGCTCATCATGCCTATCGCAAGCCACCTGAGGTGAAGATCAGCAAGAAGCAGGCGGCCGAACAGGGGATCGATCTCGACGAGGCGACACGCTGGATCGAGGGCCTGGATCGCATCCATAAGACCCGCCGCATCCAACGCTGCTTCGACCTCTCGGCCACGCCCTTTGCCCCTACCGGCAAGAAGAGCACGGATACCGCGCTGTTCGACTGGATCATCTCCGACTTCGGTCTCAACGACGCGATCGAAGCTGGGCTGGTCAAGACGCCGCGCGTCGTGGTGCGGGACGACGCGCTCCCGGATGCTAGAACGCTGCGATCAAAGCTCTATCACATCTACCGCGACCCATCGGTCTCTGAGGATCTGAACAGATCGAAGGCGGAGCCGCACGAGGCGCTGCCCAAGCTGGTACAGGACGCCTACACCCTTCTCGGTGCAGATTGGCGTGAAACTCAGCGCCAATGGGCAGCGGCCGGGCATCATTCGCCTCCGGTCATGCTGACGGTCTGCAACCGCACCGAGACCGCCGCCCGTGTAGAGCACTATTTCAATAAGGGCGACTCGCACTGGCCGGAATTGCATGCCCCGACCAGAACGCTGCGCGTCGATTCAAGGGTGCTCGATAAGGCGGAGATCGGCGAAACCGCCACGTCCGACAGAGACTACGAAAACAGACTGAAGACCATCATCGAGGCGGCGGATCTGCAGGACAACCGAAAGCAGCAACTTCTCGCCCTAAAGAAAGAAGAGCTGCTGCGAGAAATCGTGGACAATGTTGGCAAGCGAGGCGCCGCAGGCCAGGACCTGCAGAATGTCATCTCGGTCGCGATGTTGTCTGAGGGATGGGACGCCAAGAATGTGACGCACATCATGGGCTTGCGCGCGTTCACCTCGCAGTTGTTATGTGAGCAGGTAGTGGGCCGTGGTCTGCGTCGGGTTTCCTACGACACGGATGAAAACGGGCTATTCCTGCCGGAATATGTGAATGTCTTTGGCGTTCCACTTTCTATTTCTGAAACCGGCGAAGGCGGCGAAGCGCCTCCGCCGCCCAAGCCGACAACCCAGATCGAGGTCGTCTCAGATAAGGCGCACCTCGAAATCAAGTGGCCCAACGTGCTGCGGGTGGAAACGGTGGTTAAGCCACAGTTGACCATCGCCTGGGACATAGTGCCGGCCCTTGTGCTCGACCCGGCATCAACCCCGATCAGTGCCGAACTGGCACCCGCATTGGGCGGAGCGGCGGATATGGGCAAGGTCAGAGAGATCGATCTTGAACGCCTTCCGGACGGATTTCGTCTGCAAAGGCTTGTTTTTCAGGCTTCGCGCAAAGGTTTTGCCGAGCTGAGGCACAACTTCTCTGGGACCGAGGAGTATCTTGCTGCGCAGTTAGTTCGCATCGTGGAGAGCTTCCTGAATTCCAGACTCCTTGATATTCCGTCACTTTTCCACTCCGATCCTCTGCGCCGACGCATCCTGATTGCGTTGAATATCGACTTGGTCGTCCAGCATCTCATGCGACATGTTCGCGAACAGAACACAGAGCGCCTTGTTCCGGTCTTCGATGAGGAAAACCCCATCGGAACCACGGGACAAATGCAGACTTGGTACACGACCAAGCCGTGCGTTCCGGCGACGAGGTCGCACATCAGCCACCTTGTCGGCGACTCCTCATGGGAGGGGCACGCAGCGAACATTTTCGAGAGCCGAAACGATATCGTCGCCTATGCAAAGAACGATCATCTGGGCTTTCAGATCCAGTACATGTGGGCTGGCTCTCGGCGCAGATATGTCCCCGACTTCCTTGTACGACTATCCAATGGCAAGACACTTGCACTCGAAATCAAGGGAACGGACGGCCCGCAGAACAAGGCGAAGCGCGACGCATTGAACGAATGGGTCAAGGCGATCAACGGGACAGGTGGATTTGGATTGTGGGCTTGGGATGTTGCATTCCGACCGAGCGATGTGCAGGACATAGTCAGCAAGCACTCGGAGTCGATCGGCGTAAAGTCCGGCTAG
- a CDS encoding DUF6634 family protein → MGTETALSSRKIAYIPNVEGQIMRIKFAPAEALALLVDDLRLVEAGRVNAIDLRDAPILYNHRILPLSVGMLSGVVEGHPRLGSGRKITTSQVFYIDTEVGVARTMSRWYRLDIGDGKERH, encoded by the coding sequence TTGGGAACGGAAACAGCACTTTCTAGCCGTAAAATCGCCTACATACCGAATGTCGAAGGACAGATTATGAGAATAAAATTCGCACCTGCGGAAGCGCTCGCGCTCCTGGTTGATGACCTGCGATTGGTGGAAGCAGGACGCGTCAATGCTATCGATCTTCGTGATGCACCGATATTGTACAACCATCGTATCCTTCCACTTTCGGTAGGGATGCTTTCCGGAGTCGTTGAAGGACATCCAAGGCTGGGTTCCGGTCGAAAGATCACGACAAGCCAAGTATTCTACATCGATACTGAGGTCGGAGTAGCTCGGACGATGAGCCGCTGGTATCGCCTGGATATTGGCGATGGTAAGGAGCGTCACTGA
- a CDS encoding AAA family ATPase, whose product MTAIPRGRHIVEFLASRPEFVGVGKATAARLWERYGSDLYVILGDGDVDRLSELLDRNQAAIVIEAWRNQQALADCVVFFDEHGIDIGLSRKAVDFWGDQAVLKMRDNPYRLLTVCTWSQVDRVATALDMRKDDPRRLVAAVESVLYDRLDRKHTWCDEAVLVELVAKRLSTSTESASAAVRLAVADGAAIPIEGGFQPAGAAYMERFIEARIEGHLRRTSRDLFLDDISPADISAFLERFDPSRNLTDEQRHAVAMAMQHAFSLLIGGAGVGKTTALRAINAAARHFGMNVYQLAIAGRAAGRIAETTGQPAQTVASWLKEVTDGRIELGRHTLVIVDEASMLDLPTLYRILFHLPEDARCLLVGDTAQLPPIGFGLTLHRLVLEDRIAKTELTRILRASAESGIPEVSLAIRQGRVPQVPTYNSECGGCSFAATPEASIVETIEDILHDLGHEEVQVVAAVYAGAAGIDAINAYFHDLRKRAGFSAMHGFAEGDPCIWTVNDYDRHLWNGSMGTVVGFDRDAVVAAFDGNSHRIEPGEIQKLSLAYCISVHKAQGSQFKNVVMPVLPTANMDRAMIYTAVTRAIDRVVLVGSEVGFGRGVRPHPRSLDREVALGLRAAEMATD is encoded by the coding sequence ATGACCGCAATACCGCGGGGCCGCCACATCGTTGAATTCCTTGCCTCGCGACCGGAGTTCGTCGGCGTGGGCAAGGCGACGGCCGCCCGTCTGTGGGAGCGGTACGGATCGGACCTCTATGTGATTCTTGGCGATGGCGATGTCGACCGCCTGTCGGAACTGCTCGACCGCAATCAGGCTGCTATCGTCATCGAGGCGTGGCGGAACCAGCAAGCGCTGGCCGACTGCGTGGTATTCTTCGACGAGCACGGGATCGATATCGGTCTCTCCCGCAAGGCCGTCGACTTCTGGGGCGATCAGGCCGTCCTGAAGATGAGGGATAACCCGTACCGCCTGCTGACCGTCTGCACGTGGTCGCAGGTCGACCGGGTCGCGACGGCACTCGACATGCGGAAAGACGATCCGCGGCGGCTCGTCGCCGCAGTCGAGAGCGTCCTCTACGACCGCCTCGACCGGAAGCATACCTGGTGTGACGAAGCCGTTCTCGTCGAGCTCGTGGCGAAGCGGCTCTCAACGAGCACTGAGAGCGCTTCTGCCGCCGTGCGACTGGCGGTGGCCGATGGTGCTGCAATCCCGATCGAAGGTGGGTTCCAGCCCGCCGGCGCGGCCTACATGGAACGGTTCATCGAAGCTCGCATCGAAGGACATCTCCGGCGCACATCCCGAGACCTCTTTCTCGATGACATCAGTCCCGCAGACATCTCGGCTTTCCTCGAGCGGTTCGACCCGTCCCGGAACCTGACCGATGAGCAGCGCCATGCCGTTGCGATGGCGATGCAGCACGCATTCTCTCTCCTGATAGGCGGGGCTGGCGTTGGAAAGACCACCGCGCTGAGAGCCATAAACGCGGCAGCCCGGCACTTCGGCATGAACGTCTACCAGCTTGCGATTGCCGGGCGCGCCGCCGGGCGGATCGCCGAGACGACCGGACAACCAGCCCAGACAGTCGCATCCTGGCTGAAAGAGGTGACGGACGGACGGATCGAACTCGGGCGGCACACCCTCGTCATTGTCGACGAAGCCTCGATGCTCGATCTTCCGACCCTTTACCGGATACTCTTCCATCTGCCGGAGGACGCGCGCTGTCTGCTGGTGGGAGATACCGCGCAGCTTCCGCCGATCGGCTTCGGTCTCACGCTCCATCGTCTTGTCCTCGAAGATCGGATTGCGAAGACTGAACTGACGCGCATCCTGAGAGCCTCGGCAGAATCCGGAATTCCCGAGGTGTCGCTTGCCATCAGGCAGGGCCGCGTCCCTCAGGTTCCGACATACAATAGTGAGTGCGGTGGCTGCAGCTTCGCCGCCACTCCGGAAGCCAGCATCGTCGAGACCATCGAGGACATCCTCCACGACCTTGGGCACGAGGAAGTGCAGGTGGTCGCGGCGGTGTATGCCGGAGCTGCGGGCATCGACGCGATCAACGCGTACTTCCATGATCTCCGAAAGCGGGCCGGCTTCAGTGCGATGCACGGGTTCGCCGAGGGCGACCCCTGCATCTGGACCGTCAATGACTATGATCGCCATCTTTGGAACGGATCGATGGGGACGGTCGTGGGCTTCGACCGTGACGCTGTCGTTGCGGCGTTCGATGGGAACAGCCATCGGATCGAACCGGGCGAGATCCAGAAGCTTAGCCTTGCCTATTGCATCAGCGTTCACAAGGCTCAGGGCAGCCAGTTCAAGAACGTGGTCATGCCCGTTCTGCCCACCGCGAACATGGATCGGGCGATGATCTACACGGCCGTGACGCGCGCGATCGATCGGGTGGTACTCGTTGGTTCCGAGGTTGGATTCGGCCGCGGTGTGCGGCCACATCCCAGATCTCTGGACAGGGAAGTGGCACTTGGACTGCGAGCCGCTGAAATGGCAACGGACTGA
- a CDS encoding site-specific integrase, producing the protein MTQGIALALDYAAPALPEIATTRDGVTFDPRPDLWSVASLVLGRTTFDFARLTSISDEVRHKIKLAILWHLQNSSFSHARNQNSRFKAFHDEVLAKQSRPVDVVELAHILNYRATLSDVTDWKLGVIRILFESMQGLGIGIVSREGLEYLSEATIKANVKGTSIRTRDPNEGGFSDLELLAIQSALNDAYAKGEIELYPYALGWLLLGYGSRPAQIALLKEQDLVVSETEGQKLYALMIPRAKRRGMPLRSSLKMRYCSKQIGLLLEQVIEHNSKLRDELGLAGGDWPMFMAPKVGGLPSFEHHMSASEIGTLLVKALGRLTGLKTNSKRFRITLAQRAVDDGKDKFTVAEMLDHSDTQSVEVYYEASPALVLRLDRHLAMELAPLAQAFSGVLVATEAEARRGEDRSSRIYDRSLADNVNDPLGTCGQMSFCGLLAPVACYTCRNFQPWLNGPHEQFMAALLANRERMEKAGIPAQAYANRDRTILAIAEVIQLCAAEIELRGEAAA; encoded by the coding sequence ATGACTCAGGGCATCGCATTAGCGCTGGATTATGCAGCACCCGCTCTTCCAGAGATCGCAACAACGAGAGACGGGGTGACCTTCGACCCTAGGCCCGATTTATGGTCGGTAGCATCATTGGTACTTGGCCGCACGACATTCGACTTTGCTCGTCTCACTTCGATCTCTGATGAGGTTCGCCACAAGATCAAGCTGGCGATACTCTGGCATCTCCAGAACTCGTCGTTCAGCCATGCCCGCAACCAAAACAGCCGCTTCAAGGCGTTCCACGATGAAGTGCTGGCGAAGCAGAGCCGTCCCGTCGACGTCGTCGAACTAGCGCACATTCTTAATTATCGGGCGACACTTTCCGACGTGACCGATTGGAAGCTTGGTGTCATTCGGATCCTGTTCGAGAGCATGCAGGGGCTGGGGATTGGCATCGTCTCCCGGGAGGGGCTCGAATACCTCTCAGAGGCGACCATCAAAGCCAATGTCAAAGGCACTTCCATCAGGACACGCGATCCCAATGAAGGCGGGTTCAGCGACCTCGAATTGCTGGCGATCCAGTCCGCATTGAACGATGCCTACGCGAAGGGCGAGATCGAGCTCTATCCCTACGCACTGGGTTGGCTGCTCCTGGGCTACGGATCCCGTCCAGCCCAGATTGCCTTGCTGAAGGAACAGGATCTGGTTGTCTCTGAAACAGAAGGTCAGAAGCTCTACGCGTTGATGATCCCGCGGGCAAAGCGCCGGGGCATGCCGCTCCGTTCGTCCCTGAAAATGCGGTACTGCAGCAAGCAGATCGGCCTACTCCTCGAGCAGGTGATTGAGCACAATTCCAAGCTTCGCGACGAGCTGGGACTGGCGGGTGGGGACTGGCCCATGTTCATGGCGCCGAAAGTTGGCGGACTTCCCAGCTTTGAACACCATATGTCAGCGAGCGAAATCGGTACATTGCTGGTCAAAGCGCTGGGCAGGCTCACCGGATTGAAGACCAACTCGAAGCGGTTCCGGATCACGCTCGCCCAGCGGGCCGTCGACGACGGCAAGGACAAGTTTACCGTCGCCGAGATGCTCGACCATTCGGACACGCAGAGCGTCGAGGTCTACTACGAGGCCAGCCCGGCCCTGGTGCTGCGGCTCGACCGTCACCTTGCGATGGAACTGGCACCCCTTGCGCAGGCCTTCTCTGGTGTCCTGGTAGCAACAGAAGCCGAGGCGAGGAGGGGGGAGGACCGTAGCAGCCGGATCTACGACAGATCACTGGCGGACAATGTGAACGATCCTCTCGGCACCTGTGGTCAGATGAGCTTCTGCGGTCTCCTTGCTCCAGTGGCGTGCTACACTTGCCGAAACTTCCAGCCGTGGCTCAATGGTCCGCACGAACAGTTCATGGCCGCCCTCCTCGCCAACCGCGAGCGGATGGAGAAAGCGGGCATCCCGGCACAGGCTTACGCGAACCGGGACCGCACCATCCTCGCCATCGCTGAAGTGATCCAGCTCTGCGCCGCCGAGATCGAACTGCGCGGAGAAGCCGCCGCATGA
- a CDS encoding tyrosine-type recombinase/integrase produces MSTKSENPYLIRWSKFADGERMPFLVPRAMGVPLEAPTFWILADRRPLGLQPNTLANELRSLSHLFLWGDARGIDVVERIREGIFFSLSETLDIVNFCSRRVGEAIAEIHERLSNVVKLQTRRKNAVQVVGFDEKRIRLAAIRSFIVFTSAEILSNLARWPQRHHRYGAVRNQFLELIDGHIAGLVKTGRHDLDLPEGLADAAVKRLRDVIEPDHPENPFRPSVRFRNYLIVRLLLDLGIRRGELLGIKVADCQLGSKGRITIHRRPDDPADPRREKPATKTKARDLALSPRLAEILHEYIVHHRARIPNARRHPFLIVSTDSGKPMSLSNVNKIMEALRDRVPDMPQELGPHRLRHTWNDAFSEDMDEKKVSAEDEVKWRTRLQGWRSEGSAQSYLRRTVRRRSDEALREMQEKLDIAARRDDE; encoded by the coding sequence TTGTCAACTAAGAGCGAAAATCCATATCTGATCCGGTGGTCCAAGTTCGCCGATGGCGAGCGGATGCCGTTCCTCGTACCGAGAGCCATGGGCGTGCCATTGGAGGCGCCGACCTTCTGGATCCTGGCGGACAGGCGACCGCTGGGTCTGCAGCCAAACACATTGGCGAACGAGCTCAGGTCTCTCTCTCATCTCTTCCTGTGGGGAGACGCGCGCGGGATCGATGTCGTCGAGCGGATCAGGGAAGGCATCTTCTTCTCGCTCTCGGAAACTCTGGACATCGTGAACTTCTGCAGTCGCCGGGTGGGGGAGGCCATAGCCGAGATTCATGAGCGGCTGTCGAACGTGGTCAAGTTGCAAACCCGGAGGAAGAATGCGGTTCAGGTCGTCGGTTTCGACGAGAAGCGCATTCGCCTTGCCGCCATCAGGTCGTTCATCGTCTTCACCAGCGCCGAAATCCTCTCGAATCTGGCTCGATGGCCTCAGCGTCATCACCGGTACGGCGCCGTCCGCAACCAGTTCCTCGAACTAATCGACGGGCACATTGCCGGGCTGGTGAAGACCGGCCGCCACGACCTCGACCTTCCGGAGGGGCTTGCGGATGCGGCCGTGAAGCGCCTCAGGGATGTGATCGAACCGGATCATCCCGAGAACCCGTTCCGTCCATCGGTCCGCTTTCGAAACTATCTGATTGTCAGGCTGCTGCTTGACCTTGGCATTCGCCGCGGGGAACTTCTCGGCATAAAGGTCGCCGATTGCCAGCTCGGATCCAAGGGGCGGATCACCATACACCGGAGGCCGGACGACCCCGCAGATCCCCGGCGGGAAAAGCCAGCAACGAAAACCAAGGCTCGGGATCTGGCACTCAGTCCAAGGTTGGCCGAAATCCTCCACGAGTACATCGTCCACCACAGAGCGCGCATCCCCAACGCTCGGCGGCACCCGTTCCTCATCGTCAGCACTGACAGCGGCAAGCCCATGTCTCTGTCGAATGTGAACAAGATCATGGAGGCGCTCAGGGATCGTGTGCCGGACATGCCGCAGGAGCTAGGGCCGCACAGGCTCCGCCACACCTGGAACGACGCCTTCTCCGAGGATATGGACGAAAAGAAGGTCTCGGCCGAGGACGAGGTGAAGTGGCGCACGCGTCTTCAGGGGTGGCGGAGCGAGGGCTCAGCTCAATCCTACCTGAGACGGACAGTACGTCGCCGTTCGGACGAGGCGCTCAGGGAAATGCAGGAGAAACTGGACATTGCAGCGCGCAGGGACGATGAATGA
- a CDS encoding single-stranded DNA-binding protein produces MAGSVNKVILIGNVGADPEIRRTQDGRPIANLRIATSETWRDRNSGERKEKTEWHTVVVFNEGLCKVVEQYVKKGAKLYIEGALQTRKWQDQNGNDRYSTEVVLQGFNSTLTMLDGRGEGGGSGVSRGGGGGDFGGSNYGGGGGGYDDYDQQPRQSSGGGRSGGSQGGQGGQGGGFSRDMDDDIPF; encoded by the coding sequence ATGGCTGGAAGCGTCAACAAGGTGATCTTGATCGGAAATGTCGGGGCAGACCCGGAAATCCGGCGCACGCAGGACGGCCGGCCGATCGCCAACCTGCGCATCGCAACCTCGGAAACCTGGCGCGACCGCAACAGCGGCGAACGCAAGGAAAAGACGGAGTGGCACACGGTCGTCGTGTTCAACGAAGGCCTCTGCAAGGTTGTCGAGCAGTACGTCAAGAAGGGCGCCAAGCTCTATATCGAAGGCGCACTGCAGACCCGCAAGTGGCAGGATCAGAACGGTAACGACCGCTACTCGACGGAAGTGGTACTGCAGGGCTTCAACTCGACGCTGACGATGCTCGACGGTCGCGGCGAGGGCGGCGGCTCCGGCGTCAGCCGTGGCGGCGGTGGCGGCGACTTCGGCGGTAGCAACTACGGCGGTGGCGGTGGTGGTTACGACGACTACGATCAGCAGCCGCGCCAGTCTTCAGGCGGCGGCCGTTCGGGTGGCAGCCAAGGTGGCCAGGGCGGTCAGGGCGGCGGCTTCTCGCGCGATATGGACGACGACATTCCGTTCTAA